Part of the Polaribacter sp. Hel1_33_78 genome is shown below.
TTGCTGGTTTTGGCATACTTACGTAAGTTCTCGCAGACTTTAAATCTGTGGTATATTTACTAACTTTAGTGCTTAAAATACGCAACTAATCTTATATAACAACGTTGTAAGCAATTAATAGAAACATGAGTGAATTAGAAAAAATTCTAAATATCGAAGCTAACTCAAACCTTAAGCACTTTAAAAAGGGTGAATTTATTCAACGGCCGAATCAATTAAATGCTAATGCTATCTATGTAAAAAAAGGACTAATTAGAAGTTACATTATCGACAGCACTGGAAAAGAACACATTTATATGTTCGCCTCTGAAGGATGGATTACAGGAGACATTGAAGCTGTAGAATTTAATGAACCGACTACGTTATACATTGATTGCCTAGAAAATTCAGAGGTAATAGTATTAAAGAAAAATTACCTAAAAGAAGCTGACCTTTCAAAAGAAAAATTACTGCAAAACATGAAGAAGATGTCTCGAAACATTGGAAAGATGCAACGCAGGATACTAATGCTTATTGGGTCACCCGCTGTTGACCGCTATAATTATTTTTTAGAAACATATCCAGAGCTTCCTAGTAGAGTCCCCCAAAAAATGATTGCATCATACCTAGGTATCATGCCGCAAACACTCAGTACAATACGGAGCAAAATCGCAAAAGGAGAATAACTTCATTTCTTCATCTACATGAATGCATAGGTATTTAATAGTCATTAGTTTTACTAAAATCAAAATTTAGTAACTATGAGCAATGCAAATGTATCGGGCACGACCCCACAAATGGAACAATTAGAAGAAGGTAAAACGTATGCGTGGTGCGCATGCGGAAAATCCGAAAATCAGCCTTGGTGCAATGGTGCGCATGCTGGAAGTGAGTTTACCCCAAATGTATTTACAGCAGAAGAAAACAAAACTGCAGCTATGTGTATGTGCAAGCAAACAAAGAACCCTCCATATTGTGATGGCTCACATATGAGCCTGTAAGTTTCTATCAACTTATGGTTAATCATTATATACTAAATTTTAATCGACAGGTGAAACCCGTATGTGTGTTAACGTTTAATGTATAAAATAGTTTTAATGCTTTTTACATAGTGTTGTGCATTCGTTTTTTTTGCATTTATAAAGGTATACAACCCAAAAGTTTCACAATGGATTGCAATTGAAAATGCAATCACTAAAGAACTTAAAAACCAAATAAGCAAATGTCTATTAGGGGCGCTTTCTTATTACGAAAACATATAACTCAGATGGAAATAGGAATAGATAGTTTTGCAGCAGCACCAATAAATAATGAAATTTAAACGATCAAAATGATTAGCAATTATGATACTAACTAGAAAAATAGAAATTTCAAAACTATATGCTTTTACTAAAAACAATATGTGGTTTTTGGTGGCAACTTGCATTATCACTTTTTTTTGTGCAAATTATTTTGATCCAGATAAACTTAGGCAGCTCACCTTTCCTACAGGTGTGATTGGAACTGCATTAGCCTTTTTGATTGGTTTTAGAAATAATTCAGCCTATGACCGGTGGTGGGAAGCCAGAAAAATTTGGGGAAAATTAGTAAATGATAGTCGGTATTTTGGCCTTAAAGTAATTAGCCTTGTTGGAACTCAATGGAATTCTGAGCTTACAAAAGAGGATATTATCTCTGTTCAAAAAAGATTAATTTATAGGCATATGGCTTTTGTTTGGGCTGTAAATAAGCACCTGAGAAAATTAGATTGGAAAGAAACAATTTCTCCATTTATATCCAAGGATGAATTTAATAAATTACAAAAGAAACAACACATTCCATTGGCGATATTGAAAAACCAAGTACTTGATATAAAAGCTTTATATGAACAAAAATATTTTGAAGATTTTAGACATTTAAGCTTTGATGCCATTATGGAGAATTTTAATGATGCACTTGGAAAGTCTGAACGAATAAAGAATACTGTTTTTCCGATGCAGTATAATTGGTATATGCAATATGCCATCAGGGTCTTTCTAATATTATTACCATTGAGTTTGGTTGGATATTTTGATTTATGGTTTTTCCCATTATCATTTTTAATCGGATATGTATTCATACTACTTGAGTATTTGGGAAGACATATAGAAAATCCGTTTGAAAATCATCCGAATGACACACCAATAGATGCGCTTTCCAGAACAATAGAAATAAATCTGCGAGAAGTATTAGGAGAGTCGGATTTACCACCAAAAATAGAACCCATGGAAGGAAAGTATTTAATGTAGTAAAGAATTTGTTTAAGAATTCGAAATAAAAAAATATCAAAATGGACAAACCAAAAATTGTAGATAGAAAACCTATTAAAGTAGAAGTGAATAAAGGAGAAGACCAGTATTGGTGTGCCTGCGGTTTAAGTAGCAAGCAACCTTTTTGTGATGGCTCACACCGCAGTACCGATATTACACCTGTAAAATTTACTCCAGAGGAAACTGGTGATGCCTACTTATGCATGTGTAAACAAACTAAGAATCCACCATATTGTGACGGAACACATGCGACATTAAAAGAAGAAAATACTACATCTGAAACATCAGAACCAGTTAGTTCTGGCGCAACCAAAGAAGAGCCTACGTTAGCTTACATCAAAGCTCTGGCTAAAGATGGTTTGTCTAAAACAGGCCATCATGGTGAAATGGGTGCTATGGGTGTTCCTATTCCCGAATTGCCTCGCTGGAATGACATTCAATTATTGGCTGCTCAAATGGCAACTAAACCATTAATGGAAGATGTAGCCGTGGGATCTGAATTAATCATTGGACCAAATGCAAAGAAGCCTTTAAAGTTAGACATACCATTATTTGTTTCGGATATGAGTTTTGGGGCATTGTCTGAAGAAGCAAAAGTTTCTTTAGCAAAAGGAGCAGAAATGGCAGGAACAGGAATCTGTTCAGGGGAAGGTGGGATGTTAGATGATGAACAACAAGCCAATGGTAAATATTTTTACGAATACGCGTCTGCTAAATTTGGTTTTGAATGGGAGAAACTAAAAAGAGTTCAAGCCTTTCATTTCAAAGGTGGCCAAGGTGCAAAAACAGGAACTGGTGGTCACCTTTCGGGAAATAAAGTAATTGGCAAAATAGCAGAAGTAAGAAACCTAAAAGAAGGTACGCCTGCAGTTTCGCCACCAACTTTTGACGACTTGCATACAACAAAAGATTTCAAAGCATTTGCAGATAGAGTCAGAGAAGTTGCTGGCGGCATTCCAATAGGCTTCAAATTATCTGCAAATCATATTGAAGAAGACATTCAGTTTGCTTTAGATGCAAGTGCCGATTACATTATTTTGGACGGAAGAGGTGGTGGAACTGGTGCTGCTCCATTAATTTTCAGAAACAATATTTCTGTACCTACAATTCCTGCTTTAGCCAGAGCGAGACATTATCTGGATAAAATAAACAGAAAAGATGTTACACTTATTATTACAGGAGGAATTAGAGTTCCTGATGATTTTATAAAGGCAATGGCTTTAGGTGCAGATGGGGTTGCTGTATCTAATTCTGCATTACAATCTATTGGTTGTGTTGCAGCAAGAATGTGTAACACAAATAATTGC
Proteins encoded:
- a CDS encoding glutamate synthase-related protein, with the protein product MDKPKIVDRKPIKVEVNKGEDQYWCACGLSSKQPFCDGSHRSTDITPVKFTPEETGDAYLCMCKQTKNPPYCDGTHATLKEENTTSETSEPVSSGATKEEPTLAYIKALAKDGLSKTGHHGEMGAMGVPIPELPRWNDIQLLAAQMATKPLMEDVAVGSELIIGPNAKKPLKLDIPLFVSDMSFGALSEEAKVSLAKGAEMAGTGICSGEGGMLDDEQQANGKYFYEYASAKFGFEWEKLKRVQAFHFKGGQGAKTGTGGHLSGNKVIGKIAEVRNLKEGTPAVSPPTFDDLHTTKDFKAFADRVREVAGGIPIGFKLSANHIEEDIQFALDASADYIILDGRGGGTGAAPLIFRNNISVPTIPALARARHYLDKINRKDVTLIITGGIRVPDDFIKAMALGADGVAVSNSALQSIGCVAARMCNTNNCPAGIATQKPELRKLINIDKSATQLYNFFNASTELMKVMARACGHNHLNQFEQRDITTWKKDMAELTGIRFAGK
- a CDS encoding bestrophin family protein, with translation MILTRKIEISKLYAFTKNNMWFLVATCIITFFCANYFDPDKLRQLTFPTGVIGTALAFLIGFRNNSAYDRWWEARKIWGKLVNDSRYFGLKVISLVGTQWNSELTKEDIISVQKRLIYRHMAFVWAVNKHLRKLDWKETISPFISKDEFNKLQKKQHIPLAILKNQVLDIKALYEQKYFEDFRHLSFDAIMENFNDALGKSERIKNTVFPMQYNWYMQYAIRVFLILLPLSLVGYFDLWFFPLSFLIGYVFILLEYLGRHIENPFENHPNDTPIDALSRTIEINLREVLGESDLPPKIEPMEGKYLM
- a CDS encoding CDGSH iron-sulfur domain-containing protein; translated protein: MEQLEEGKTYAWCACGKSENQPWCNGAHAGSEFTPNVFTAEENKTAAMCMCKQTKNPPYCDGSHMSL
- a CDS encoding Crp/Fnr family transcriptional regulator, producing the protein MSELEKILNIEANSNLKHFKKGEFIQRPNQLNANAIYVKKGLIRSYIIDSTGKEHIYMFASEGWITGDIEAVEFNEPTTLYIDCLENSEVIVLKKNYLKEADLSKEKLLQNMKKMSRNIGKMQRRILMLIGSPAVDRYNYFLETYPELPSRVPQKMIASYLGIMPQTLSTIRSKIAKGE
- a CDS encoding (4Fe-4S)-binding protein; translation: MKVYNPKVSQWIAIENAITKELKNQISKCLLGALSYYENI